CCGCGCCACGCCGTATTCCACGCGGGCGAACTCGATGCGCATCACCGCTTCGGCGTCGTCGACGAAGCCGAGCGGATGAGCAACGTCGTGACGACGCGGCTGAGCATCGGCGTGCGGCAGTTCGTCGAGTCGCAGCCGTTCATGTTCGTCGGCACCGCATGCGGCTCACGCGCACCCGTGACCTGCGACATCGTGCAGAGCCTGCGCGACGCGAACGGCGATCTGCTGCCCGTCGTCTGCGTGATCGACACGAAGACGCTGCGGTTCGCGTTGCCCGTGCATGGCGACGGCGGCCGGATCGACACGGCAGCGTGCGACGGCAGCGGTGTCGGGTTGCTGTTCGTCGATTTCGTGCGTGGCATCCGCTACCGGATCAACGGTCGCGCAACGCTGCGTGCCGATCTGCGGAAAGCGGACGCGGCGCCCTGGCCGGCCGGCAGCGCGATCGTCGAGCTGGCGGTCGCGCAGGCGTACGGCAATTGCGGCACGCGGGTCGTACGGCTGAAGCAGGCCAGGTAGCCGGTAGTCGGTAGCCGCCGGCGGCGGGCCTGTGCGGTCGTCGCGCGTATCGCACCGGCAGCGTGCGCGACACGCCGCGTCCGGGTGCGCACGCATGGCGCGCGCCGGCCGGGCCGTGTGGAATGACGGGCTTGTTGCCGGGCCGCGCGGTTCGGCACGGGATTTGCGTGACAGGCGCGGTTCCGGGCAGGTGAGGGAGGACACGATGGATCAACACGTGGCGTGTATCGAAGAAACGACGGCTGAAGACACGCGGCGCAACGCGCAGGGCGACGACGCGCTGGCCGGGCAGGCCGTCGTCAGCGTTGCGCACGACGCCGACGAGCAGGCGCGCAACCTGATCGGCTGGCGGCAAACCTACGACCAGCTCGCGGCCGGCCGCTTCGTCGGCACGCTGACCGAGCTGCCGCTCGACACGATGAAGCTGTTTCGCGAATCGACGAGCCACCTGCTGCGCCAGGCGTGCGAGGTGCGCGGCGATGCGTACTGGTTCGGCATCCCGCTCGTGTGCGACGGCACGGCGCGCGTCGATGCGTGCCGCATCGGGCCCGGCGCGCTTGCGTTCCGGCCCGGCAACGTCGAATTCGAACTGGTGACGCCGGCGCAGTTCTCGATCTACGGCGTGGTCGTGCGCGGCGACGTGTTGCGCCGTTATGCGGAGGAGGTCGAACGTAGTGCGCTCGACGAGCGGCTGTTCACGCAGTGCGTGATGCAGGTCGGCGATGCGCGGCTCGCGCGCCTGTGCGCGCTGCTCGGCCGCCGGCTCGATGGCGCGGTGACCATGGCCGGCCCGCTGCCCGATGCGCAGCGCGACGACCTGCAGGCCGAGGTGCTGGCCGCGCTGTTCGATGCGTGCGCGCAACCGGCCGACGACGGCGCCGGCCGTGCGCCGTCGACGCGCCGCTGGATCGTCGGACAGGCGCGCGACTATGTGCTCGCGCACCGCACGCGCCCGGTCGGCGTGCCCGAGCTGTGCGAGCAGTTGCTCGTCAGCCGGCGCACGCTGCAGTACTGCTTCCAGGACGTGCTCGGGATGGCGCCCGCGACCTATCTGCGTACGCTGCGTCTGAACGGCGCGCGGCGCGATCTGTGCGGCCGCGCGGCCGGCTCGGTGCAGGATGTCGCGGAGGCGTGGGGCTTCTGGCATCTCAGCCAGTTCGCGACCGATTACCGGCGGCTGTTCGGCAAGCGGCCGTCGGAAACGCTGCGCGATCGCACGGTGAGGGTGGCGGCGGGGTGACGAGGGCGGTGCCTGCGGCCGTCCGGTTCGCTGCCGCGTGCTGTTTCCTTATCCGGTCGTTGCCGCCGTTTCGCGCGGCGCCGGCCAAGCGAGCGCGTCCCAGTCGATCGCGCGATACGCGGCTTCGACTGCCGCGAGATCGTCCGGATGCTCGCTGCGATGCAGCCCGTGCAATTCGGCCGGCACGTCGAGCGCGACCGGCACGCAATGCGGATAGTCGCGCACGCGCAGCGCCGGCCCGATCGTCGTGAAGCACGCGAGCGTCGGCACGTCGAACCCGTCGGCAAGATGCAGCGCGGCCGTGTCGGGTGCGAACAGCAGGCTTGCGCCCTTGACCCATGCAATGAACCGCGCGGTGTCGGCCGCGTCGCCGCTCACGTCGACGTAGGCCGGATGCGCAACCGGACCGAACCCGACCACCGGCAGCCCGTAGCGTTGCGCGAGCTGCTCCACGAACGCCGCGCGCAGCGCCGGCGGCACGCTGCGCACCGCCGTGCTCGCGTTCGGGCAGAACAGCACGTACGGCCGCTGCCATGCGGCCGGCAGCGCGGGCAGCGGCAGTCGCGCGAGCCAGCGGTTGCGCTTCGCGGCAGCCGGCACGGTGGCCGGGTCGACGCCGAGCGCATCGAGGAAGAAATCGATCATCGGCAGCCGTGCGAACGCGGGCCAGTACAGGTGATTGCCGATGTCGATGCACGGCAAGTCCGGGGGCAGCGCTGCGACGGGGCACGGCAGCGCGCGCGACGGCGCGACGACATCGGCCGCGAGCGCATACAGCGCATCCACATAGCGCGGCGCGCGGGCCGGCCGGTACAGCGTGAAGCGCAGGCCCGTGTGCGCTGCGCGCAGCGCCGCGAGCGCGCTCAGCCCGATCACCGAATCGCCGAGCGTGACACCCATCCCGTTGATCACGTGCACATGCTGCGCGCGGTCGTAGTCGAGCCGGAACGGCTGGTGCGCCGCGTGCAGCAGCCCGAGCGCAGCCGCGGCCGGTACGTGGCCGACGGCGCGGGCATTGCCGTGTTCGATGTCGTAGGGTGCGACGAGCGTGCCGTCCGGCGCGAGCAGCGTGCCGGGGAGCACGAGCGCGTCGTCGTGCGACAGCGGGGCGCCGGGCGGCGCGATGCGCATCTCCATCGTCATCCGCCGCGCGCGCGGCGGCCCTGCTCGCGGATCTGTTCGAGCGTCGCGGCTGGCGTGCTGGCGTCCTGCGGGATGCGGATCTCGATCAGTGCGGGCAGCCCGCAGGTCAGCGCGCGCTCGAGCGCGGGCGCGAAATCGGCGGTGCGCTCGACCGTCTCGCCATGCGCGCCGAATGCGCGCGCATATGCGGCGAAATCGGGATTCGTGAGCCCCGTGCCGTGCACGCGCCCCGGATAGTTGCGCTCCTGATGCATGCGGATCGTACCGAAATGCCCGTTGTTGACGACGATCGCGACGATGTTCAGCCCGTACTGCATCGCGGTCGCGAGCTCGTTGCCGGCCATCATGAAGCAGCCGTCGCCTGCGAGCGCGACGACGGCGCGCGACGGGTACAGCGACTTCGCCGCGAGCGCGGCCGGAATCCCGTAGCCCATCGCGCCGCTCGTCGGCGCGAGCTGCGAGCGGAAGTGCCGGTACGCGAAGTGGCGATGCAGCCAGATCGCATAGTTGCCGGCGCCGTTGGTCAGGATCGCGTCGTGCGGCAGCCGCTCGCGCAATTGCACCATCACGTCGCCGAGCTGGACGTCGCCGGGCATCGGCAGCGGCGCATGCCATTCGCGGTACGCGCGATGCGCGTCGGCGGCCGTGCCGGCCCAGGCCGGTTGCGCCGGCGGGTCGAGCGCGGCGAGCGGCGCGGCAATCTCGGGCATCCCCGATACGATCGGCAGGTCGGCCGCATAGACGCGGCCGAGTTCGTCCGCGCCCTGATGCACGTGGATCAGCGTCTGGCGCGTCTTCGGGATGTCGAGCAGCGTGTAGCCGTTGGTCGTCGCTTCGCCGAGGCGCGGCCCGAGCACGAGCAGCAGGTCGGCGTCGCGGATGCGCTTCGCGAGCGCGGGGTTGATCCCGAGCCCGACGTCGCCCGCGTAGTTCGGATGCGCGTTGTCGATCGTGTCCTGGTAACGGAACGCGCACGCGACCGGCAGTTGCCAGCGCTCGACGAAGGTGCGCAGG
The nucleotide sequence above comes from Burkholderia pyrrocinia. Encoded proteins:
- a CDS encoding ADP-heptose--LPS heptosyltransferase, which produces MTMEMRIAPPGAPLSHDDALVLPGTLLAPDGTLVAPYDIEHGNARAVGHVPAAAALGLLHAAHQPFRLDYDRAQHVHVINGMGVTLGDSVIGLSALAALRAAHTGLRFTLYRPARAPRYVDALYALAADVVAPSRALPCPVAALPPDLPCIDIGNHLYWPAFARLPMIDFFLDALGVDPATVPAAAKRNRWLARLPLPALPAAWQRPYVLFCPNASTAVRSVPPALRAAFVEQLAQRYGLPVVGFGPVAHPAYVDVSGDAADTARFIAWVKGASLLFAPDTAALHLADGFDVPTLACFTTIGPALRVRDYPHCVPVALDVPAELHGLHRSEHPDDLAAVEAAYRAIDWDALAWPAPRETAATTG
- a CDS encoding thiamine pyrophosphate-binding protein, yielding MSHSKDLEPRATTGARLLVDALLANHVERVFCVPGESFLAVLDALADDTARIQTIVCRHEAAAANMAEAVGKLTGRPGIAFVTRGPGATHASIGVHTAFQDSTPMILFVGQCAREHLDREAFQEIDYRRMFGQMAKWVAQIDDPRRIPEYLSHAFHVATSGRPGPVVLALPEDVLSEACAAQPAVPAAKRVAAAPSAAQLDELRERLARAERPFAIVGGSGWTPDACANLRTFVERWQLPVACAFRYQDTIDNAHPNYAGDVGLGINPALAKRIRDADLLLVLGPRLGEATTNGYTLLDIPKTRQTLIHVHQGADELGRVYAADLPIVSGMPEIAAPLAALDPPAQPAWAGTAADAHRAYREWHAPLPMPGDVQLGDVMVQLRERLPHDAILTNGAGNYAIWLHRHFAYRHFRSQLAPTSGAMGYGIPAALAAKSLYPSRAVVALAGDGCFMMAGNELATAMQYGLNIVAIVVNNGHFGTIRMHQERNYPGRVHGTGLTNPDFAAYARAFGAHGETVERTADFAPALERALTCGLPALIEIRIPQDASTPAATLEQIREQGRRARGG
- a CDS encoding helix-turn-helix domain-containing protein, whose translation is MDQHVACIEETTAEDTRRNAQGDDALAGQAVVSVAHDADEQARNLIGWRQTYDQLAAGRFVGTLTELPLDTMKLFRESTSHLLRQACEVRGDAYWFGIPLVCDGTARVDACRIGPGALAFRPGNVEFELVTPAQFSIYGVVVRGDVLRRYAEEVERSALDERLFTQCVMQVGDARLARLCALLGRRLDGAVTMAGPLPDAQRDDLQAEVLAALFDACAQPADDGAGRAPSTRRWIVGQARDYVLAHRTRPVGVPELCEQLLVSRRTLQYCFQDVLGMAPATYLRTLRLNGARRDLCGRAAGSVQDVAEAWGFWHLSQFATDYRRLFGKRPSETLRDRTVRVAAG